TCTATCGGCGTATCTGGTTCGTTGACTGTCCTGGCCATGGCGCAACACCTATCGGCCCCAACGAACCCAACCAATTCTTCGACGCCTTGGGCACCATTGCTCCTCACTTTGATCTCTTTGGCTACTCGATGGGGGGTCGTCTCGCGCTCTGGATGCTCGCGACCCATCCCGGGGTGATCGAACGCGCGGTCATCGTCTCCGCCCACCTCGGCATCACCTCCACCGAGGCACGACTCACACGACAGAGCTCCGACGAACTGCTCGCACAACGCCTCGACTCGCTCCCCTACACCGCTGGGCTTGGGAGCCACAACCTAGCATTCAAGACCTTTCTCGAAGAGTGGAATCAGGCACCGCTTTTTGGGGATCGCACCTTGACCGAAAGCGACATCCGGCTCCGTCTCATGAACCGCCCCAGCCAGCTCGCTGGTGCTCTCCGTAGCTACGGGACCGGTCAACAACCCGATCTCACCCCCTCGCTAGGTGATACCACCACCCAACTGCTGTATCTCTTCGGGGCAAACGATGCTGTCTATCGGGCTATGGCCGATCGGGCGCGCCAACTGAGCACCTGTGAAGTACAGATGATCGACCAGGCCGCCCACGACGTACTCCATGATCAGCCGGGCACCGTCGCCGAAGTAATGGCTCACTTCCTCCGATGATGCCTGCACGCAAGTAACATCGAGAACGTCCGTAGCCCACTTGTAACCCAAATGCGCGAGGGTCTCATCGCTCAATGGTCTACTAGTCCTGCTTACCCTGGAATGAACGTTCGCTGTGGCCACTCTGGTCTGCTGTACGGGATTGGCCGAGCCTGATTACTCAACGACAAGCCCGATTCCCAGCCTCACGGTTCGACACCTTCATGGCAGACGAATGCAAACACCGTGGCTTCGATCAATACCATCTTCTCGCCACTGCCAACAATCCCGACATCCCCAATCTCGTCCCCCTACTATCTTTTGGTCAATAATCCCACACCAGGGCGACACGATGATCTTGGATATCTCGCATATTGCCCTCGGATTTTATAGCCCCTACGGAAGCCTTGCCATCAGGAGAGCTTGAGTGAACGCGAACGTAAGCCGGTTTGTTTCAGATCCGTTAACGATTCAAACTCTAGGAGGTCTAACGAAACAAAGGAGCTAGTCTCAGCTTGAGCTTTTGCATCGGAGGTACTCCTCGCTGGTTGTTGACAGCACTAAAGCGGTGGAGTATGCTTTCGTGGCAACTCAGTCTGGTGGGTATATGATTCGCGCAACAGTCTCGGCATGATGCGCCTATTTTGACAGGGGCGGTAATGGTTTTCGCAAACTCCAATCGACATAGTATAAATTCTAATCGAAATAACAAGAGTCTCAATGCTAACGACAAAGCACATCACAAACCATGGAGACAATCGAGACTTCTCAAGATTCTTGGCATCGCCTTTACTGGATCACTCTTGCTGGCGGCCTGTGGTAGCGCATCGACTAGTTCATCGACCACCACGACCGTCAAGAGCACCTCTGGCACTCCTATTCATGGGGGTGTCGCTAGCTATGCATTACCCATTGGAGAGGAGTTCAGTTGG
The Ferrimicrobium sp. DNA segment above includes these coding regions:
- a CDS encoding alpha/beta fold hydrolase, which codes for MVQTRAPDGDLVCLHGFTQNRFAMVKDFVGTLAPLYRRIWFVDCPGHGATPIGPNEPNQFFDALGTIAPHFDLFGYSMGGRLALWMLATHPGVIERAVIVSAHLGITSTEARLTRQSSDELLAQRLDSLPYTAGLGSHNLAFKTFLEEWNQAPLFGDRTLTESDIRLRLMNRPSQLAGALRSYGTGQQPDLTPSLGDTTTQLLYLFGANDAVYRAMADRARQLSTCEVQMIDQAAHDVLHDQPGTVAEVMAHFLR